From the genome of Podospora bellae-mahoneyi strain CBS 112042 chromosome 2, whole genome shotgun sequence:
CCAGTTTATGCATCAGCATTCTGCAGAATGAGTTGCTTGGAGGCAGGTCCATGAAAGGCTCTCTGTCGGGTACAACGTCAGCAATGGTCGGGAACAGTCGGCAAGGGGGAAACTGCGTACTTTGAATCCTGTACGAATTCGATCACCTGCTGTTCCAATCGCAAAAGAAAGATGCGGTCCTTGTGGGACTGCATAGCTTCCAACAGCTTCTCGTCTGGGTGTTGGCTCAGGAAGCCGTTTGCCATCCCATCAGGCACGACTGCTCCGCTGACAAGAGGCAGCTTCGCATCTGAGGTAAGCTGCTTGTCGGAGACACCACTTTGGGGGGTGACGATTCCCTGGTTTTTGTTACCAACCAGGCCATGGTGGGCAGTCGCTGCTCGTGATGGCATGTCGCCGATCTGGATGCGGTGAATGCGAGCGGCCACGTCTGAGCCCATGCGCGAGCTGGCCATGTAGGAGCCGCGAATGGAAAAcgcatcgtcgtcctcggccGCAGCCTTCACGCTGGCACTGTCATCAGGACGCAGCGATTCCTTCTCGTCTAGAGCGAATGTGGTCCCGGACGTGATACTTTTGCCGTCAAGACTGGGCGGCTTCGTTCCAAGCTCGGAATTCGAGTCTGCTCGTTGCGAAACGTCGTCGGCTGGTGTTTGGCCGTTGCTGGCTCTGCTCGACCTTTCCACGGCGCCGGACAGAGACCCGTTGGCCACAACGACGTTAGACGGTGACGCCTCGAGCTTCAaatccttcaacccctcaacaaccttggCATCCACGGACTGAGCCGTGCTGGCCATCTTCTGCGCAGCTGGTGAAATGTTCGATTCCGGGGTCGACATTTCGAGCGCGGGGTTGGCCGTGACTACTGGCGGAACCGGAACATCGACGCTCTTGGTGGTCTCCCTTTTCTCCTTGGGCGGCGATGGACCTGGTGATTTCACAATGGTAGTAGTGGTGGAAATGTCCTTGGATGCTGATGCAGCGGCAACCTGAAAGCAATCACTTATCAGCAAGCATGTTCTGCGGCTTCAACAAGAGGCGGACAAAGGTTCAGGGCATACTCTTGCAAACGACAGTCGCTGGTTATCGGTCACCACAGCAGAGGGAATGGCCGTCATCGTGCGACTTTTATTCTAACGAGCGCAAATAGAAAATTCGTGTCTGCCTATGTATCGAAGTTTCCGAAGACAAACGAAAATGCAGATGGTTTCGGTCCAAGAAGTGTCAGGCGGGGGAGGCCGGTTGACTTCGTAATAGGGCAGAAAGCAGAAGAGTGGCGGTCCGGCAGAAAGACGAAATCAAGAAATGAAACGGAGCAGAGCTGTCAAGAGCGAAGGAAGTGCGTCGGTATTAATCATCGTTGGTCTTTGTGGCCGTGATCGCAGGAAGGGGTCTGTCTGTCTGCTGGATGAGGGCGACGACGATTTGATCGATCCAGGGGCGGGATGTGATGGTTGAGCTTTTGTGCACTCCAGGCGGCTACCTTATCGCAGGACTGCACAGGTGCCCGTCGTTGTCCGACCGTCGGCGCTCCAGATGTCTGTACTGTGTGTCTGGGGTTCTCGACACAGGGAAGCCACAATTGGGCAGTTTGAAGAAGGGCAGATGGCTCGGCCGGGTgaggggcggtggtgggaggatTTCCAGCGTCCGACAAGTCGTTGTGGTTGCACGAGAAATCCGGTGAGGAGGCTTCCAGGGTTGCAGGTAGGTGcaccttctctctctttgccCGCTGGAGCCAGTGGCAGCGGTTTGTCAGGCAAGCGGGCCGGCCCCGGTTTTATTTTATAGGCGGAGCtaccaaacaaacaaacccgGACTCCTCAACGACCCAGGGTTATGCAGCTTACTTTCCTTTTCGGAGCTGCGCCGGCCATGCTGAATTATCAGCAATGCAAGTGCCCGAGCACAAACCGGATCCAAAGCAGGCGTTGATGACATTGGGTCGGAGGGGAGGCATCATTTGGGGGACTTTTTGCTGTCAGCGCTCAGGCCGCCAGACCCCATCTAAGTTGACCAATCATCCACACATGCTCACTCCCGTCAACCTTGAGCCTCGATTCCAGCACCACGGCCCCCATGTGTGCAGTTTGCAGGTACCCACGTCACGATGTTTATGAGCAGTGGTATCGGCAGCTGGAATAGTAGTGCTGTTGTCCTCACGATATTGCTGCTTTAAACATTCCTTGTGACATGCTTTAGCTCCCTGATAGCTCCCCTGATATGTGGTAAAAGTGTAtctaaccctaaccccaacCCGAGCAACACCCGCAAGCATGTTGCACTGGCTTCACAGTGCTTGGCAACCAActcaacttcaacttcgCGACAGCGCGTTTCTACACCATCGCAGCCACAAACAGGAAAAGAATTCAAAGGCACAACCGTCTCACAGATTCTACTGGCAACCGACTTCTCGAATTTGATCATCACAAAGAGCGGCTTGACATTCAGGTGCAGCCTTCATACCTATCAACCGCCGCATCATCGCCAAATTTCACTTCATCCTAACAATTCGGCCGCTCAGCTTGCAACTCAATCATCCACTGATATCCCAAACTTGGCATCAACCGATTCATCGACCACAACACCAGACCGCATCTTTCTCACGATTCAAGATCACCATGT
Proteins encoded in this window:
- a CDS encoding hypothetical protein (COG:A; EggNog:ENOG503NW1R) yields the protein MTAIPSAVVTDNQRLSFARVAAASASKDISTTTTIVKSPGPSPPKEKRETTKSVDVPVPPVVTANPALEMSTPESNISPAAQKMASTAQSVDAKVVEGLKDLKLEASPSNVVVANGSLSGAVERSSRASNGQTPADDVSQRADSNSELGTKPPSLDGKSITSGTTFALDEKESLRPDDSASVKAAAEDDDAFSIRGSYMASSRMGSDVAARIHRIQIGDMPSRAATAHHGLVGNKNQGIVTPQSGVSDKQLTSDAKLPLVSGAVVPDGMANGFLSQHPDEKLLEAMQSHKDRIFLLRLEQQVIEFVQDSKEPFMDLPPSNSFCRMLMHKLADYYHMTHSFESQAGAVRIFRTPFCRIPPSLSSIAANTPNSSSPAPAVMPRKIMRRGEDGEFGPASAAPSKPTSEAGSDGKDKSVPREK